A stretch of Myxocyprinus asiaticus isolate MX2 ecotype Aquarium Trade chromosome 42, UBuf_Myxa_2, whole genome shotgun sequence DNA encodes these proteins:
- the rad51c gene encoding DNA repair protein RAD51 homolog 3 isoform X2 has translation MEVLQILRCDTQTHQQGAATESLTALDLLHKEQALGSIVTFCSDLDDALGGGVPVGKTTEICGAPGVGKTQLCMQLAVDVQIPVCFGGLGGKVLYIDTEGSFLVQRVADMAEAAVQHCILLAEDAEQKKALEELTVENILSNLFLVRCHDYAELLAEVYLLPDFLAEHPEVRLVVIDSIAFPFRHDFEDLSRRTRLLNGLAQQLIQLATQRSLAVVLTNQMTTRVSNGQSKLVPALGESWGHAATQRLILHWEGLKRLASLYKSPSQMEATIQYQITFQGFRDAPDESRSAMSSVDSSLSENHSKRPRMEDQT, from the exons ATGGAGGTGTTGCAGATTTTGCGCTGTGATACCCAAACTCACCAGCAGGGAGCAGCAACAGAGAGCTTAACGGCACTGGATCTCCTGCACAAAGAGCAGGCTTTGGGAAGCATTGTGACATTCTGCTCGGACTTGGATGATGCCCTTGGAGGGGGAGTGCCTGTTGGAAAGACCACCGAGATCTGTGGAGCTCCTGGTGTCGGAAAGACCCAACTATG CATGCAGTTGGCTGTGGATGTACAAATTCCAGTGTGTTTTGGAGGTCTGGGAGGAAAGGTGTTGTATATAGACACAGAGGGCAGTTTCTTGGTGCAGCGTGTAGCTGATATGGCAGAGGCAGCTGTGCAGCATTGCATCTTGTTAGCAGAGGATGCAG AACAGAAAAAAGCCTTAGAGGAACTTACTGTTGAGAACATCCTTTCCAATCTCTTCCTGGTCCGTTGCCATGACTACGCAGAACTGTTAGCTGAGGTTTACCTCCTACCTGACTTCCTGGCTGAGCATCCTGAG GTACGTTTAGTTGTGATTGACAGCATTGCCTTCCCGTTCCGGCATGACTTTGAGGATCTTTCTCGGAGAACCCGCCTCCTGAACGGCCTTGCCCAGCAGCTCATCCAATTGGCAACACAACGCAGTTTAGCG GTCGTGTTGACCAATCAGATGACCACAAGAGTTTCAAATGGCCAATCCAAGCTGGTTCCTGCATTAG GTGAGAGTTGGGGCCATGCCGCCACACAGAGGCTCATCCTGCATTGGGAAGGACTGAAAAG GCTTGCCTCCCTGTACAAGTCCCCGAGTCAAATGGAGGCCACAATTCAGTATCAGATTACA TTCCAGGGTTTCAGGGATGCCCCAGATGAATCCAGATCTGCTATGTCATCTGTTGATTCTTCTCTATCAGAAAATCACAGCAAACGCCCTCGAATGGAGGATCAGACTTGA
- the atg101 gene encoding autophagy-related protein 101 has product MNCRSEVLEVSVEGRQVDEAMLALLHTILLHRSTGKFHYKKEGTYSIGTVGTQDVDCDFIDFTFVRVSSDELDRVIRKAVAEFKDALGNSGSDGMGQISLEFYQKKKSRWPFSDECIPWEVWSIKVNVVNLANEQERQICREKVGEKLGEKVINIVEVINRHEYLPKMPTQSEVDNVFDTSLKDVQPYLYKITFQITDSLGTSVSTTMRRLIKDTLAL; this is encoded by the exons ATGAACTGTCGATCAGAGGTCCTCGAGGTGTCAGTGGAGGGCAGACAGGTGGATGAGGCCATGCTGGCCCTCCTGCACACCATCCTCCTGCACCGCAGCACAGGGAAATTTCACTATAAGAAAGAGGGCACATACTCCATCGGCACAGTGGGAACGCAGGACGTGGACTGCGACTTTATCGACTTCACATTCGTGCGAGTGTCTTCTGATGAACTCGACAGGGTTATCAGGAAAGCAGTGGCCGAATTTAAG GATGCTCTTGGGAATTCTGGGAGTGATGGCATGGGACAGATCTCTCTGGAGTTCTATCAGAAAAAGAAGTCCCGTTGGCCCTTTTCAGATGAATGCATCCCTTGGGAGGTGTGGAGCATCAAGGTCAATGTTGTAAACCTGGCCAACGAACAGGAGCGTCAGATATGCAGGGAGAAAGTTGGCGAGAAGCTCGGCGAGAAGGTCATCAATATTGTGGAAGTGATCAACCGTCATGAGTATCTCCCAAAGATGCCCACACAATCAGAGGTGGATAATGTGTTTGATACAAGTTTGAAAGATGTCCAGCCGTATCTGTACAAGATCACTTTCCAGATCACTGATTCTCTGGGGACGTCAGTGAGCACCACTATGAGAAGGCTTATCAAAGACACTCTTGCATTATAA
- the rad51c gene encoding DNA repair protein RAD51 homolog 3 isoform X1, with the protein MQRTVPSLPLAPSVKVKLINAGFQVAADLIDLRPLQLCKEAGISQQEAMEVLQILRCDTQTHQQGAATESLTALDLLHKEQALGSIVTFCSDLDDALGGGVPVGKTTEICGAPGVGKTQLCMQLAVDVQIPVCFGGLGGKVLYIDTEGSFLVQRVADMAEAAVQHCILLAEDAEQKKALEELTVENILSNLFLVRCHDYAELLAEVYLLPDFLAEHPEVRLVVIDSIAFPFRHDFEDLSRRTRLLNGLAQQLIQLATQRSLAVVLTNQMTTRVSNGQSKLVPALGESWGHAATQRLILHWEGLKRLASLYKSPSQMEATIQYQITFQGFRDAPDESRSAMSSVDSSLSENHSKRPRMEDQT; encoded by the exons ATGCAAAGGACTGTGCCAAGCCTCCCTCTGGCGCCTTCAGTGAAGGTAAAACTAATCAATGCTGGTTTCCAGGTGGCCGCAGATTTGATTGACCTGCGTCCTCTTCAACTCTGCAAAG AGGCAGGGATATCACAACAGGAGGCAATGGAGGTGTTGCAGATTTTGCGCTGTGATACCCAAACTCACCAGCAGGGAGCAGCAACAGAGAGCTTAACGGCACTGGATCTCCTGCACAAAGAGCAGGCTTTGGGAAGCATTGTGACATTCTGCTCGGACTTGGATGATGCCCTTGGAGGGGGAGTGCCTGTTGGAAAGACCACCGAGATCTGTGGAGCTCCTGGTGTCGGAAAGACCCAACTATG CATGCAGTTGGCTGTGGATGTACAAATTCCAGTGTGTTTTGGAGGTCTGGGAGGAAAGGTGTTGTATATAGACACAGAGGGCAGTTTCTTGGTGCAGCGTGTAGCTGATATGGCAGAGGCAGCTGTGCAGCATTGCATCTTGTTAGCAGAGGATGCAG AACAGAAAAAAGCCTTAGAGGAACTTACTGTTGAGAACATCCTTTCCAATCTCTTCCTGGTCCGTTGCCATGACTACGCAGAACTGTTAGCTGAGGTTTACCTCCTACCTGACTTCCTGGCTGAGCATCCTGAG GTACGTTTAGTTGTGATTGACAGCATTGCCTTCCCGTTCCGGCATGACTTTGAGGATCTTTCTCGGAGAACCCGCCTCCTGAACGGCCTTGCCCAGCAGCTCATCCAATTGGCAACACAACGCAGTTTAGCG GTCGTGTTGACCAATCAGATGACCACAAGAGTTTCAAATGGCCAATCCAAGCTGGTTCCTGCATTAG GTGAGAGTTGGGGCCATGCCGCCACACAGAGGCTCATCCTGCATTGGGAAGGACTGAAAAG GCTTGCCTCCCTGTACAAGTCCCCGAGTCAAATGGAGGCCACAATTCAGTATCAGATTACA TTCCAGGGTTTCAGGGATGCCCCAGATGAATCCAGATCTGCTATGTCATCTGTTGATTCTTCTCTATCAGAAAATCACAGCAAACGCCCTCGAATGGAGGATCAGACTTGA